Proteins encoded in a region of the Bactrocera tryoni isolate S06 chromosome 4, CSIRO_BtryS06_freeze2, whole genome shotgun sequence genome:
- the LOC120775704 gene encoding glyoxalase domain-containing protein 4, with protein sequence MSCILLSTISLGRRSLPIIAKRSILLNRNYSYKTDMANVDIPGRTLHYVLKIGNRGKNAYFFRDILGMKVLRHEEFKEGCEAQCNGPYDNRWSKTMIGYGPESSHFVIELTYNYGVKEYELGNDFGGITIKSKETIERARSQNYPISQEQDLHVLTSPDGYKFYIIEEPQPQGTDPVMSVTLHSSNLAASKTYWHELLKMKVEVEDSSAITLFYGENQARLTLKKLTDPINRAKAYGRIAFAVPLNVQPAIDAIIQQANGTILTPLITLDTPGKATVRVIILADPDGHEICFVDEEGFSELSKVEEDGDKNLTKYIQKDPFQEKE encoded by the exons ATGTCTTGCATTTTATTGTCGACAATCAGCTTGGGACGTCGCTCGCTGCCGATAATCGCAAAGCGTTCAATTTTACTTAATCGTAATTATTCTTATAAAACCGATATGGCGAATGTTGATATTCCGGGTCGCACGCTTCACTATGTGCTCAAGATTGGAAATCGTggaaaaaatgcatatttcttCCGAGATATACTCGGGATGAAG GTGCTTCGACATGAAGAGTTTAAAGAAGGCTGTGAAGCGCAATGTAATGG ACCTTACGACAACCGGTGGAGCAAAACTATGATTGGCTATGGACCAGAATCTTCTCATTTTGTAATTGAGCTCACTTACAACTATGGTGTAAAAGAATACGAATTGG GTAATGACTTCGGCGGTATCACTATTAAGTCCAAAGAGACTATTGAACGAGCGCGATCTCAAAACTATCCTATTTCACAGGAGCAAGATTTACATGTATTAACATCGCCTGATGGCTATAAATTCTATATAATTGAAGAGCCTCAACCTCAAGGAACTGATCCTGTAATGAGCGTCACTCTACACTCAAGCAATTTGGCGGCATCTAAAACGTAttggcatgaattattaaaaatgaaagtgGAGGTCGAAGATTCTAGTGCAATAACACTGTTCTATGGCGAAAATCAAGCACgtttaactttgaaaaaattaaccGATCCTATCAATCGGGCTAAAGCATATGGTCGCATTGCGTTTGCCGTGCCGTTAAATGTTCAACCTGCAATTGATGCGATTATTCAGCAAGCAAACGGCACTATATTGACCCCTCTAATTACGCTTGACACGCCGGGAAAGGCGACGGTGCGTGTTATCATCTTAGCGGATCCAGACGGACACGAAATATGTTTTGTTGACGAGGAAGGATTTTCGGAATTGTCAAAAGTGGAAGAGGATGGTGATAAGAATCTGACGAAATATATTCAGAAAGATCCCTTCCAAGAGAAAGAATAA
- the LOC120775811 gene encoding protein ALP1-like isoform X1, whose amino-acid sequence MDEDWMNLMNTLNCGAMMAAMETDAVFQKKERKKSRYWVSPYLKERNDNGRFMTDFEALRNSPELFNENFRMPPQVFDELYEMVEPHLRPKRNSRPKDFIPIKAKLAVVLEYLASGDLQRHLASCYRISKQHFGRIVKDVCEVLCTVLKNEVPDWTEQNLVEIANGFENQWNFPNCVGAIDGKHISVKAPPKNGFNSIVLLATCDANYKFTYLDIGAYGSEGDSNIMRSSKFGTSIMNDTCLFPPDTVISKQKIPHFIVGDNAFPLCKRLIKPYSTTQLSIEQRIFNYRLSRARRCIKNAFGILTARWLCLRNLLFCKPERAQVVVSACCLLHNFLTNKCRRTYNSNAFSGFEDSTGNWIAGEWEVLQEQEHTRNRNESNVTTYRGRNSDYGKYIRKILTDYINSTNGPIPLQNNATFV is encoded by the exons atGGATGAagattg GATGAATTTAATGAATACTTTGAATTGTGGTGCCATGATGGCTGCCATGGAGACGGATGCtgtattccaaaaaaaagaGCGAAAGAAATCGAGATATTGGGTGAGTCCATACCTTAAGGAACGAAACGACAACGGAAGGTTCATGACCGATTTCGAAGCCTTGCGAAATTCTCCTGAATTATTCAATGAAAACTTTCGCATGCCACCACAAGTTTTTGATGAACTTTATGAGATGGTGGAGCCGCATCTACGTCCGAAACGTAACAGCAGGCCAAAAGATTTTATTCCAATCAAAGCCAAATTGGCAGTGGTACTGGA ATACCTAGCTTCGGGTGATTTGCAACGACACTTGGCTTCTTGCTATCGTATCAGTAAACAGCATTTTGGCAGAATCGTGAAAGATGTTTGTGAAGTACTATGTACCGTATTAAAAAATGAAGTGCCCGATTGGACGGAACAAAATTTGGTAGAAATAGCTAATGGTTTTGAAAACcagtggaattttccaaattgtgTTGGCGCCATTGATGGAAAACACATTAGTGTAAAAGCTCCTCCAAAAAAC GGGTTTAATTCAATTGTGTTGCTGGCTACCTGTGatgcaaattataaatttacctatttggaTATAGGTGCTTATGGAAGTGAAGGCGACTCTAATATTATGAGAAGTTCTAAGTTTGGCACCAGCATTATGAATGACACCTGTCTGTTTCCTCCTGACACGGTaattagtaaacaaaaaataccgCATTTCATTGTAGGAGACAACGCCTTTCCTTTGTGTAAGCGGTTAATAAAACCGTATAGCACCACACAACTCTCGATAGAGCAAAGGATTTTTAACTACAGGCTAAGTAGAGCAAGGCGGTGCATTAAAAATGCTTTTGGCATTTTAACTGCAAGATGGCTTTGCCTtagaaatcttttattttgcaaaCCTGAGCGAGCGCAAGTTGTTGTTTCGGCATGTTGCCTATTACATAATTTCCTTACAAATAAGTGTCGGCGAACATATAACTCGAATGCGTTTTCTGGTTTTGAAGATAGCACTGGAAATTGGATAGCAGGAGAATGGGAAGTGTTGCAAGAACAAGAACACACTCGCAATCGAAATGAATCCAACGTAACCACTTACCGCGGAAGAAATTCAGATTATGGCAAATATATACGTAAAATATTAACAGACTATATTAATTCTACAAATGGACCTATCCCCTTGCAAAACAATGCcacttttgtttaa
- the LOC120775811 gene encoding uncharacterized protein LOC120775811 isoform X4, with protein MDEDWMNLMNTLNCGAMMAAMETDAVFQKKERKKSRYWVSPYLKERNDNGRFMTDFEALRNSPELFNENFRMPPQVFDELYEMVEPHLRPKRNSRPKDFIPIKAKLAVIPSFG; from the exons atGGATGAagattg GATGAATTTAATGAATACTTTGAATTGTGGTGCCATGATGGCTGCCATGGAGACGGATGCtgtattccaaaaaaaagaGCGAAAGAAATCGAGATATTGGGTGAGTCCATACCTTAAGGAACGAAACGACAACGGAAGGTTCATGACCGATTTCGAAGCCTTGCGAAATTCTCCTGAATTATTCAATGAAAACTTTCGCATGCCACCACAAGTTTTTGATGAACTTTATGAGATGGTGGAGCCGCATCTACGTCCGAAACGTAACAGCAGGCCAAAAGATTTTATTCCAATCAAAGCCAAATTGGCAGTG ATACCTAGCTTCGGGTGA
- the LOC120775811 gene encoding uncharacterized protein LOC120775811 isoform X3: MDEDWMNLMNTLNCGAMMAAMETDAVFQKKERKKSRYWVSPYLKERNDNGRFMTDFEALRNSPELFNENFRMPPQVFDELYEMVEPHLRPKRNSRPKDFIPIKAKLAVVLEYLASGDLQRHLASCYRISKQHFGRIVKDVCEVLCTVLKNEVPDWTEQNLVEIANGFENQWNFPNCVGAIDGKHISVKAPPKNGSIFYNYKIRSHSVPRLYQKSNTNF, encoded by the exons atGGATGAagattg GATGAATTTAATGAATACTTTGAATTGTGGTGCCATGATGGCTGCCATGGAGACGGATGCtgtattccaaaaaaaagaGCGAAAGAAATCGAGATATTGGGTGAGTCCATACCTTAAGGAACGAAACGACAACGGAAGGTTCATGACCGATTTCGAAGCCTTGCGAAATTCTCCTGAATTATTCAATGAAAACTTTCGCATGCCACCACAAGTTTTTGATGAACTTTATGAGATGGTGGAGCCGCATCTACGTCCGAAACGTAACAGCAGGCCAAAAGATTTTATTCCAATCAAAGCCAAATTGGCAGTGGTACTGGA ATACCTAGCTTCGGGTGATTTGCAACGACACTTGGCTTCTTGCTATCGTATCAGTAAACAGCATTTTGGCAGAATCGTGAAAGATGTTTGTGAAGTACTATGTACCGTATTAAAAAATGAAGTGCCCGATTGGACGGAACAAAATTTGGTAGAAATAGCTAATGGTTTTGAAAACcagtggaattttccaaattgtgTTGGCGCCATTGATGGAAAACACATTAGTGTAAAAGCTCCTCCAAAAAACGGaagtatattttataactaCAAAATAAGATCACATTCTGTGCCTCGATTGTACCAAAAaagtaatacaaatttttaa
- the LOC120775811 gene encoding protein ALP1-like isoform X2 yields the protein MLYSKKKSERNRDIGYLASGDLQRHLASCYRISKQHFGRIVKDVCEVLCTVLKNEVPDWTEQNLVEIANGFENQWNFPNCVGAIDGKHISVKAPPKNGFNSIVLLATCDANYKFTYLDIGAYGSEGDSNIMRSSKFGTSIMNDTCLFPPDTVISKQKIPHFIVGDNAFPLCKRLIKPYSTTQLSIEQRIFNYRLSRARRCIKNAFGILTARWLCLRNLLFCKPERAQVVVSACCLLHNFLTNKCRRTYNSNAFSGFEDSTGNWIAGEWEVLQEQEHTRNRNESNVTTYRGRNSDYGKYIRKILTDYINSTNGPIPLQNNATFV from the exons ATGCtgtattccaaaaaaaagaGCGAAAGAAATCGAGATATTGG ATACCTAGCTTCGGGTGATTTGCAACGACACTTGGCTTCTTGCTATCGTATCAGTAAACAGCATTTTGGCAGAATCGTGAAAGATGTTTGTGAAGTACTATGTACCGTATTAAAAAATGAAGTGCCCGATTGGACGGAACAAAATTTGGTAGAAATAGCTAATGGTTTTGAAAACcagtggaattttccaaattgtgTTGGCGCCATTGATGGAAAACACATTAGTGTAAAAGCTCCTCCAAAAAAC GGGTTTAATTCAATTGTGTTGCTGGCTACCTGTGatgcaaattataaatttacctatttggaTATAGGTGCTTATGGAAGTGAAGGCGACTCTAATATTATGAGAAGTTCTAAGTTTGGCACCAGCATTATGAATGACACCTGTCTGTTTCCTCCTGACACGGTaattagtaaacaaaaaataccgCATTTCATTGTAGGAGACAACGCCTTTCCTTTGTGTAAGCGGTTAATAAAACCGTATAGCACCACACAACTCTCGATAGAGCAAAGGATTTTTAACTACAGGCTAAGTAGAGCAAGGCGGTGCATTAAAAATGCTTTTGGCATTTTAACTGCAAGATGGCTTTGCCTtagaaatcttttattttgcaaaCCTGAGCGAGCGCAAGTTGTTGTTTCGGCATGTTGCCTATTACATAATTTCCTTACAAATAAGTGTCGGCGAACATATAACTCGAATGCGTTTTCTGGTTTTGAAGATAGCACTGGAAATTGGATAGCAGGAGAATGGGAAGTGTTGCAAGAACAAGAACACACTCGCAATCGAAATGAATCCAACGTAACCACTTACCGCGGAAGAAATTCAGATTATGGCAAATATATACGTAAAATATTAACAGACTATATTAATTCTACAAATGGACCTATCCCCTTGCAAAACAATGCcacttttgtttaa
- the LOC120773867 gene encoding protein PXR1-like: MLMKLVLSAQTGFTIAADVTESSDTDAEETTQAVADVTTKAEDAEDSTDAEAAEDSTDAESAEDTTDAEAADSDSVSSSTPAAESSNAASSGSKSAAAKKKRAAKRAAKRRRKQQAAKKRRQNKKKQQRKKRRQQKKKNRINIKNKPI, encoded by the coding sequence TTCTTTCGGCTCAAACTGGCTTCACAATAGCAGCTGACGTCACAGAATCATCTGATACTGATGCCGAGGAAACAACTCAAGCCGTTGCAGACGTAACTACCAAAGCAGAGGACGCTGAAGACTCAACTGATGCAGAGGCCGCTGAAGACTCAACTGATGCAGAATCCGCTGAAGACACAACAGATGCAGAAGCCGCTGATTCTGATTCTGTTTCAAGCTCGACACCCGCGGCAGAGTCTTCAAACGCAGCCTCTTCTGGAAGCAAAAGTGCTGCAGCCAAGAAGAAACGTGCCGCGAAACGTGCTGCAAAGCGTAGAAGAAAACAACAAGCTGCTAAGAAAAGACGTCAGAATAAGAAAAAGCAACAACGCAAAAAAAGAAgacagcaaaagaaaaaaaaccgcattaatataaaaaataaacccaTATAA